The following coding sequences are from one Virgibacillus necropolis window:
- the spoIIP gene encoding stage II sporulation protein P yields MNLDKKTNRFPFYKKGGLYILCIVLLFVSIGALTTIAPAYRFSSKTLTEWTSKVESTTFLYLLGMENRAFQEAFPKDNSLPKLSNTLFELTTSVKPHDVRSLLGRELPGFSAFNNKIIVAGEGTNYTNLPIESPPPLDDILKDRKAEVNEPTKPENENTEEKEEKPVEENVVFIYNTHNRESFLPHLPEVDDPDLAFHGEVNVTKVSDRFAESLEENGIGAIVDHTDFTKVLQQKDMERYQFYDISRNAVKEAFASNKNLKYVFDIHRDAQPRDITTTTIKGKSFARLAIVVGGENADHEENLKFATELNALIDEKYPGLSRGIIINEGPGNNGVYNQDLSENGLIFEFGGYANTLEELYRTADALAKVFSDYYFNAEKVSTEAKEE; encoded by the coding sequence ATGAACCTTGATAAAAAAACCAATCGCTTTCCTTTTTATAAAAAAGGTGGATTGTATATCCTTTGTATCGTATTACTATTTGTTTCGATAGGAGCGTTAACTACCATTGCTCCTGCCTATCGATTTTCTTCAAAAACACTTACGGAGTGGACTAGTAAGGTAGAAAGTACAACATTTTTATATTTACTAGGAATGGAGAATAGGGCATTTCAAGAGGCGTTTCCAAAGGACAATTCACTCCCAAAACTATCAAATACATTATTTGAATTAACGACAAGCGTTAAACCGCATGATGTTAGAAGTCTATTAGGTCGAGAACTACCAGGATTTTCTGCTTTTAATAATAAAATAATTGTTGCGGGTGAAGGGACAAACTATACTAATCTTCCTATAGAATCTCCTCCGCCACTCGATGATATATTAAAAGACAGAAAAGCGGAAGTTAATGAACCTACTAAACCAGAAAATGAAAATACAGAGGAAAAAGAAGAAAAACCAGTAGAAGAAAATGTTGTTTTTATTTATAACACACATAACAGAGAATCATTTTTACCACATTTACCAGAAGTGGATGACCCAGATTTAGCCTTTCATGGGGAAGTTAATGTTACTAAGGTAAGTGATAGGTTTGCAGAATCACTTGAGGAAAACGGAATTGGAGCAATTGTTGACCATACAGATTTCACGAAAGTGTTACAACAAAAAGACATGGAAAGGTATCAATTCTATGATATATCGAGAAATGCTGTAAAAGAGGCATTTGCTTCTAACAAAAATTTGAAATATGTCTTTGACATCCATCGAGATGCTCAACCTAGAGACATAACAACAACAACTATCAAAGGAAAGTCATTTGCTAGACTAGCAATTGTTGTTGGTGGAGAAAATGCTGATCACGAAGAAAATTTAAAGTTTGCTACTGAATTAAATGCTTTAATTGATGAAAAATATCCTGGACTAAGTAGAGGAATTATAATAAATGAAGGACCTGGAAATAATGGTGTTTACAATCAGGACTTGTCAGAAAATGGATTGATATTTGAATTCGGTGGTTACGCCAACACTTTAGAAGAGTTGTATCGCACAGCAGACGCACTAGCAAAAGTATTTAGTGATTATTATTTTAATGCCGAAAAAGTTTCGACTGAGGCAAAGGAGGAATAG
- the lepA gene encoding translation elongation factor 4: MVKKKRNVRNFSIIAHIDHGKSTLADRILENTKALTQREMKEQFLDAMDLERERGITIKLNAVQLSYTSKASEEFIFHLIDTPGHVDFTYEVSRSLAACEGAILVVDAAQGIEAQTLANVYLALDNELEIIPVINKIDLPNADTDRVTQELVDVIGIDPDDVILASAKDGIGIDEILERIVEAIPAPAGKADNPLQALIFDSLYDAYRGVVAYVCVKEGSVKVGDKIKMMATGKEFEVNEVGVFSPKPLKKDELTVGDVGYLTASIKNVGDTRVGDTVTHSHNQAETALPGYRKLNPMVFCGLFPIDSNEYNDLREALERLELNDSSLQYDPETSQALGFGFRCGFLGLLHMEIIQERIEREFNIGLITTAPSVIYEVEKANEEIIEIDNPSDLPDQQSITEIREPFVEATIMVPNDYVGTVMELSQKKRGQFVDMEYLDDIRVNVIYHIPLSEIVYDFFDQLKSQTKGYASFDYELIGYRVSNLVKMDILLNNETIDALSIIVHKDFAYDRGKQIVDTLKELIPRQQFEVPVQAAIGNKIVARSTIKAMRKNVLSKCYGGDITRKRKLLEKQKEGKKRMKMVGSVEVPQEAFMAVLKIKED; encoded by the coding sequence ATGGTGAAAAAAAAACGCAACGTTCGTAATTTTTCAATCATCGCACATATTGACCATGGTAAATCAACCTTGGCAGATCGAATATTAGAAAATACAAAAGCATTAACACAACGCGAAATGAAAGAGCAGTTTCTTGATGCAATGGATTTAGAACGCGAACGTGGAATTACAATAAAATTAAATGCAGTACAATTAAGTTATACGAGTAAAGCTAGTGAAGAATTTATTTTTCATTTAATTGACACGCCAGGACATGTCGATTTTACATATGAGGTTTCACGTAGCCTTGCAGCATGCGAGGGAGCAATTCTAGTTGTAGACGCAGCACAAGGTATTGAAGCGCAAACACTAGCTAATGTTTATTTGGCATTAGATAACGAATTAGAAATTATTCCCGTTATTAATAAAATTGATTTACCAAATGCAGACACAGACCGAGTTACCCAGGAGCTAGTAGATGTGATAGGCATTGATCCGGATGATGTTATTTTAGCATCAGCGAAGGATGGAATCGGAATTGATGAAATTCTTGAAAGGATTGTAGAAGCAATACCTGCTCCTGCAGGGAAAGCTGATAATCCCTTGCAGGCGCTTATCTTTGACTCGCTTTATGATGCCTATCGTGGTGTAGTTGCTTATGTTTGTGTTAAAGAGGGATCTGTTAAGGTCGGCGATAAAATTAAAATGATGGCGACTGGAAAAGAATTTGAAGTCAATGAAGTAGGGGTTTTCTCACCAAAACCATTGAAAAAAGATGAATTAACGGTAGGGGATGTTGGGTACTTAACGGCTTCAATTAAAAATGTTGGTGATACCCGTGTTGGTGACACAGTTACACATAGCCATAATCAAGCAGAAACTGCTTTGCCAGGTTATCGCAAGTTAAATCCAATGGTTTTCTGTGGGTTGTTCCCGATAGATTCCAATGAATATAACGACCTTCGTGAGGCGCTAGAACGACTTGAGTTAAATGACTCCTCACTTCAATATGATCCGGAGACATCCCAAGCATTAGGGTTTGGCTTTCGCTGTGGTTTCCTAGGGTTATTACACATGGAAATTATACAAGAAAGAATTGAACGAGAATTTAACATTGGTTTAATTACTACAGCGCCAAGTGTTATCTATGAAGTAGAGAAGGCTAACGAAGAAATTATTGAAATTGATAACCCATCAGACCTTCCAGATCAACAGTCTATTACTGAAATTCGTGAACCTTTTGTAGAGGCAACTATTATGGTTCCAAATGACTACGTTGGGACAGTAATGGAGCTTTCTCAGAAAAAGCGCGGACAATTTGTTGACATGGAATACCTGGATGATATCCGCGTGAATGTCATTTATCATATCCCTTTATCTGAAATTGTATATGATTTCTTTGACCAATTAAAATCACAAACAAAAGGCTATGCATCATTTGATTACGAATTGATTGGTTATAGAGTGTCAAATCTTGTTAAAATGGATATTTTGTTAAATAATGAAACGATAGATGCACTATCAATTATTGTTCATAAAGATTTTGCCTACGATCGAGGAAAACAAATTGTGGATACATTAAAAGAATTGATACCACGACAACAATTTGAAGTGCCTGTACAGGCTGCAATAGGAAACAAAATTGTAGCTAGATCGACCATCAAAGCGATGCGAAAAAATGTACTTTCTAAATGTTACGGTGGGGATATTACACGTAAACGGAAGTTGTTAGAGAAACAAAAAGAAGGTAAGAAACGAATGAAAATGGTAGGATCAGTAGAAGTACCCCAAGAAGCGTTTATGGCCGTTTTAAAAATAAAAGAAGATTAA